The segment TCGGCCTCGAGGCCAAACGCATGCTCGGCCGCACCCCGGGCAACATCGTGGCCATCCGGCCCATGAAGGACGGCGTCATCGCCGACTTCGAGGTGACCGAGGCCATGTTGCGCCACTTCATCTCCAAGGTGCACAATTCCAGACGGCTCGTGCGGCCGCGCATCATCATCTGCGTGCCGACGGGCATCACCCAGGTGGAAAAGCGCGCCGTCAAGGAATCGGCCCAAAGCGCCGGCGCCCGCGAGGTCTACCTCATCGAGGAGCCCATGGCCGCCGCCATCGGCGCCAACCTGCCCATCACCGAGCCGACCTCCAACATGGTGGTCGACATCGGCGGCGGCACCACCGAAGTCGCCGTGATTTCCCTTTCCGGCGTGGTGTATTCGAAATCCGTGCGCGTGGGCGGCGACAAGATGGACGAAGCCATCATGCAGTACGTCAAGCGCAAATATAACATGCTCATCGGCGAATCCACGGCCGAACAGATCAAGATCCAGGTCGGCTCCGCCCACCACTCCACCAGCTCCGGCGAGATGGAGGTCAAGGGCCGCGACCTGGTCACGGGCATTCCCCAGAACATCACCATCACTTCCGAGGAAGTGCAGAAGTCCATCTCCGAACAGGTGGAGAGCATCGTGCAGGCCGTGCGCATCGCCCTGGAACAGACGCCTCCGGAACTGGCCGCCGACATCGTGGACCGGGGCATCGTCCTGACCGGCGGCGGGGCGCTCTTGCGCGGCCTCGACCAGCTCCTGCGCGAGGAGACTTCCCTTCCCATCACCGTCGTCGAGGACCCCCTTTCGACGGTTGTCCTCGGGTCCGGCAGGGCCCTCGACAACCTGAACGTGCTGAAGGAGGTCACGATAGATTAAACCGTCCCCCCAGCGGATCGCGATTGGCCTGCTCATCGTCCTTTTTCTCTATCTGGGCCTTTTTACCTGGAACATCCGGACAGGCTACGTCGACACGCTGGCGAGCCATACCGGATTGGAATTCGCCAGGTGGGTCCTGGCTCCGGGAAAATGGGTTCATGGGCAGGTGGCGTCGTTTTGGACCCGCTACCTGTATTTCGTGGGCATCCGGCAGCAAAACGAAGAGCTGCGTCAGGAGCTTGCGGCCGCGAAAGACGAGCTGTCCAGGCTTCGCGAGAACGCCTCGGAAGTGGAGCGCCTGCACCGGCTGTTGTCCATGACTCCGCCCGGCGATTGGACGCGCCAGGGGGCGCGCGTCATTTCCCATCGCCTGGGGCCCAACGCCGCCCTGGAAACGTTTCTCATCGACAAGGGCAGCGCCTCGGGCGTGACCACCAATACCCCCGTCGTCTCTCCGGACGGGGTGGTGGGACGCGTGCTGCGCTATTCTCCGAGCGCGGCCACGGTGCTGCTCATCACCGACCCCAACAGCCGCATCCCCGTGCTTTCCCAAGCCAACCGCACCCAGGGCATCCTCAAGGGCGAGGGCCCCGGCCACGAGCTGATCCTCGAGTACGTGCCCCAGGGCGCGCCCATCGAGGAAGGGGAGGTCCTGGTCACTTCGGGCCTGGAGGAGATTTTCCCCAAGGGCATGCCCGTGGCCAGGGTGACGTCCGTGGGGCGCTACGGGGCTTCGCTTTTCCAGCTTATCCACGCCGCGCCGCTGTTCGATCCGTTGCGCCTTGAGGAAGTGGCCCTGCTGTTCCGGACGTCCGCCGCGGGCCAGCCCGGCTCCGTCGCCGCGGACAAGGCGGCCCGCTATCCCAAGTCCCCGGCGGCCATCGCCCCGGCCACGCGTCCCGGCGACGGGCAAAAGCCGGCCGACGTGCCCAAGACGCCAGCCGCGGCCGCGCGCCAGGAAGGCGTCGCCCCCGCTTCCGCGCCCCAGGCGGTCAAGGCCGCCCCCGCCGACGGACAAAAGCACGAGACCGCCCCCGCCGACAGGGGCGAGCGCAAAAAACGCCGGAAGCCGCCCCGGCACGCGACAGGCCAATGAACCTGGGCCGCATCGTTTTCTGGGCGCTTTTCACCGTCAGCGGGGTCTGGCTCGAAAACGCCATCCCCGG is part of the Solidesulfovibrio fructosivorans JJ] genome and harbors:
- a CDS encoding rod shape-determining protein: MSRILDRILGLFSNDLAIDLGTANTLVFVKGKGIVLSEPSVVAVKKDPRGGNKVLSVGLEAKRMLGRTPGNIVAIRPMKDGVIADFEVTEAMLRHFISKVHNSRRLVRPRIIICVPTGITQVEKRAVKESAQSAGAREVYLIEEPMAAAIGANLPITEPTSNMVVDIGGGTTEVAVISLSGVVYSKSVRVGGDKMDEAIMQYVKRKYNMLIGESTAEQIKIQVGSAHHSTSSGEMEVKGRDLVTGIPQNITITSEEVQKSISEQVESIVQAVRIALEQTPPELAADIVDRGIVLTGGGALLRGLDQLLREETSLPITVVEDPLSTVVLGSGRALDNLNVLKEVTID
- the mreC gene encoding rod shape-determining protein MreC, whose product is MASFWTRYLYFVGIRQQNEELRQELAAAKDELSRLRENASEVERLHRLLSMTPPGDWTRQGARVISHRLGPNAALETFLIDKGSASGVTTNTPVVSPDGVVGRVLRYSPSAATVLLITDPNSRIPVLSQANRTQGILKGEGPGHELILEYVPQGAPIEEGEVLVTSGLEEIFPKGMPVARVTSVGRYGASLFQLIHAAPLFDPLRLEEVALLFRTSAAGQPGSVAADKAARYPKSPAAIAPATRPGDGQKPADVPKTPAAAARQEGVAPASAPQAVKAAPADGQKHETAPADRGERKKRRKPPRHATGQ